Proteins encoded together in one Qingshengfaniella alkalisoli window:
- a CDS encoding F0F1 ATP synthase subunit delta — MSEPASISSGIAARYATAVFELAKEENKLSALEADVDALDAAYEDSADLRAMTQSPLYSREQQQTAITALASKMELSGIVTNTLALMAKCRRLFVLPQFVIVLREMIAEEKGEITAEVASAVELTKTQSDKLAKTLKAQVGKDVKIKATVDDTLIGGLVVKVGSRMIDTSVKAKLANLQNAMKEVG; from the coding sequence GTGTCCGAACCAGCTTCGATCTCCTCCGGCATTGCCGCGCGCTATGCCACGGCCGTCTTTGAACTGGCCAAAGAAGAAAACAAGCTCTCCGCCCTTGAGGCGGATGTTGATGCGCTGGACGCGGCATATGAAGACAGTGCCGATCTGCGCGCCATGACGCAATCCCCGCTCTACTCGCGGGAACAGCAACAGACAGCGATCACGGCACTTGCCAGCAAGATGGAGCTGTCGGGTATCGTGACAAACACGCTGGCCCTGATGGCAAAATGCCGTCGTCTGTTCGTGCTGCCGCAGTTCGTTATCGTTCTGCGCGAAATGATTGCCGAAGAAAAAGGCGAAATCACAGCCGAGGTTGCGAGTGCGGTCGAACTGACCAAGACGCAGTCCGACAAGCTTGCCAAGACGCTCAAGGCGCAGGTAGGCAAGGATGTGAAAATCAAGGCGACCGTTGATGACACGCTCATCGGCGGTCTTGTTGTTAAGGTGGGCTCGCGGATGATCGACACTTCGGTCAAGGCCAAGCTCGCTAACCTCCAAAATGCTATGAAAGAGGTCGGATAA